The Bacteroidetes Order II. bacterium DNA segment AACGATCACTTCAGCCGGACGCATCACCCCCGCTTTTAAGACCACCATTCCCATCGGAACTTCGCCTTTCAGGTCGTCTTTCACCCCAAATACAGCACATTCGGCCACATCGGGATGTGAAGCCAATACTTCTTCCATTGCACCCGTAGAAAGCCGGTGCCCTGCGACATTGATTATGTCATCTATTCGGCTCATAATCCATAGATATCCCTGCTCATCTATATATCCCGCATCACCTGTGAGATAATAACCATCATACATTGTCATATATGAATTCACAAAGCGGGCATCATTGTTCCATAGGGTCGGCAGACATCCGGGTGGCATAGGAAGTTTTACCACCACATTTCCAATGTCATTTACATCTTTTTGATTGCCCGAAATATCCAGTACTTGCACATCATACCCCGGAACAGGCTTCGTCGCCGATCCTGGACGGATTTCAAATTGCTCGATACCGAGACAATTCGCGGAAATAGGCCAACCCGTTTCGGTTTGCCACCAATGGTCAATTACCGGAACCTTGAGTTGGTCCATAGACCAGATCAGGGTATCAGGATCGCACCGTTCACCTGCCAAAAAGAGGGTACGGAAGTGGCTCAAATCGTATTTTGCCAAATGGGTGGCATTGGGATCTTCCCGCTTGATGGCGCGAATGGCGGTAGGGGCCGTAAACAAGACCGATACGTTATGATCAGCGATCACCCGCCAAAACGCACCGGGATCGGGTGTACCTACGGGTTTTCCTTCAAATACTACGGTTGTACTTCCATTTAACAACGGCCCATAAACGATGTAAGAGTGCCCTACCACCCAGCCCACATCCGAAGCGGCCCAGAACACTTCACCGGGCTGCACATTATAAATGTACTTCATACTCCACTGTAAAGCGACCATATGGCCGCCATTATCGCGGACAATCCCTTTTGGAATTCCGGTAGTACCACTAGTGTAAAGGATGTACAGCGGATCGGTCGCTGCCACCGATACACATTCTGCGGGCTGGGCACTTTCACAAGCCGTCTCAAAATCCACATCGCGACCTTCTTGCATTTCGGCCTGCAATTGGGGGCGTTGCAGGATTAAGCAAGCATTTGGCTTGTGGGTAGAAAGGGAAATAGCTTCATCCAATAACGGTTTATAGGCAATAATACGTTGTACTTCTATGCCACAACTGGCAGAGACAATAACCTTTGGCTTGGCGTCATCAATCCGAGTAGCCAACTCATTTGCTGCAAACCCACCAAACACCACCGAATGAATGGCCCCAATCCGCGCACACGCTAACATAGCCATGACGGCTTCAGGAACCATCGGCATATAAATCAAGACCCGGTCTCCTTTTTCCACCCCCAATACACCAAGTGCGCCAGCTAATTTTGCCACCCGATCTCTTAATTCACGATAGGTATAAGTTTTTTTTGAGT contains these protein-coding regions:
- a CDS encoding propionyl-CoA synthetase; this encodes MSYQSIYDRSIQDPDGFWGEAAESIHWYKKWDRVLNRMNPPFYRWFDGAETNTCYNALDRHVENGRADQDALIYDSPVTNSKKTYTYRELRDRVAKLAGALGVLGVEKGDRVLIYMPMVPEAVMAMLACARIGAIHSVVFGGFAANELATRIDDAKPKVIVSASCGIEVQRIIAYKPLLDEAISLSTHKPNACLILQRPQLQAEMQEGRDVDFETACESAQPAECVSVAATDPLYILYTSGTTGIPKGIVRDNGGHMVALQWSMKYIYNVQPGEVFWAASDVGWVVGHSYIVYGPLLNGSTTVVFEGKPVGTPDPGAFWRVIADHNVSVLFTAPTAIRAIKREDPNATHLAKYDLSHFRTLFLAGERCDPDTLIWSMDQLKVPVIDHWWQTETGWPISANCLGIEQFEIRPGSATKPVPGYDVQVLDISGNQKDVNDIGNVVVKLPMPPGCLPTLWNNDARFVNSYMTMYDGYYLTGDAGYIDEQGYLWIMSRIDDIINVAGHRLSTGAMEEVLASHPDVAECAVFGVKDDLKGEVPMGMVVLKAGVMRPAEVIVPELVKLVREKIGPVAAFKLATVVKRLPKTRSGKILRGTIKKIADGEEYKVPATIDDPTILEEITENLTQMGFAHPHE